Part of the Chitinophagales bacterium genome is shown below.
TAGCTTGTACTTGCTTCAAGTACTGCATCGGAATAAAACGCAGAGGCGTTCCGATATATTTCGGCATTAAAATTCAATTGCATAACTATTCTTTTTATTTATTGAAAATCGCTTTCAGCCATTGAGGCTTCAAATTGTAATACTGGTGCCATCAAATTTTGTAAGCGATAAATGATGATCTTCGTTATACGTTAACTTTTGTTCCTGAAGAATTCGAATTGCAATTTCTTCTCCAAGTTTTAAAGATTCTGTATAGTCACTTCGCCAATGTACTCCTGCTGCATTGCGGGCGAGCGCTATGTTAGCAGCAAGTTTATTCAACTCACACCTACTGTCAAGATAGGAGGATTGATTACATTCCTTAGTGTTCTACATGTTGGATCTGCAGGGTCTGGTTCCTTTGGCCTTCTATTTTCTGCCATCTGATTTCGAACAGGTCCCGGTACACCCGGGATTACTGCTGGTACAACAGATGGATCAAATACCTCTGATTCATCAAACCAGGCTTTAAGGACAGTGACACAGGCGCCTGCAACAGTGGCATGACCAGCGCCGTATGCAGGATGCGTAGGTGCTCCTTCTTTAAACGCTTGCGGCAGTAAGTATCCACCAGCCATGGGAAAATGTAAAGCGAGCTTTCCTGCTGCACTTAAGGAATCCAAAATTTCTTTGTTTATCATACCGTTATACCGCCCTGAGTCTTCTACAAGATGTACCTGTATTCGCCCCCCAAATTCCTCAGGGCGGAGACGCCTGTGTACTCCCCATTTTTGAAACCAAACTGCCTTTAGTGCACGTGTGGCTACTTCAGTAACGAGGGTAAGAATGTGTGGAGGTCCGAATGTCGCAAATCCATCTTGTGTACGTTGGGTCCGATATCGCGGCTCATCTAAATAGGGATTGCCTGGGTCAACGCGGGCTGGCATACCTAACAAAATCAAACAAGCATTGAGATACGCTTCATAAAGGGCATCAAAATGAACATACGTAGTTAGATCACGCAGGGTGCAAATATATCGTGGATCGTGCTCAAATAGCGAGCCTGCAACCCCGGGTGCGATATTGTTTTCAGCTAAGTCATTAAAAGTATTACCATCTGAATCAGGATTACCTTCTTGTACTTTCAGCCATTCTGAAAAATTGGTTAAATAATTTATGTTTGCTAAGGCAACTTTATTTTGCCTTTGCCCTGTCTCGCCTTGAAGGTTAAGCATAGACGCGGACAGGGCAATTCTCTATTAAAACAGTTTACTTTATTTAAGTTTGATTGTTCCCGGGTTCTAAAAATTGACAACACATACCAACCATCATCAATCACACGCTATTTATTTCTGCACTTTTACCTGTAACCGTTGGCTGAATTTATTCCTGATCACTGATTTTTATGATGAAATTTATAAGTGGTTTCGCATCATGGAATCCAAAGGCTATAGAATTACAGGATATGTATTATGCCCAACCACCTGCATTTCACTATTTATTGTCCTGAAGATGTGAAGTCACTCAATGCCTGTATCAGTAATGGCAAGCGGTTTATGGCATATGAGATAGTGAAGCGATTGAGACAAAAAGATCAGCAACAAATCCTAAATTTATTGTCTGAAGATGTATCGGCAAGTGACCGCAGAGCAGGTAAGCTGCACCAGGTGTTCAGAGATTCATTTGATGCAAAAGAGATTATGAGTGATAGAATGATGCTTCAGAAGCTGGATTACATGCATTCCAATCCTGTTTCAAAAAAATGGAGACTGGCAGTTGATGACATTTCTTATCTGCACTCCAGTGCCCGCTATTATGCAACAGAAGTTCAGGGAATATTTAAGTTAACCCACTATAGGGATGTGTGAAGGTAATAGCTACTTCCATAGATTGCGCCCTGTCCGCACCTTCACTCAACCTCTTAGCGAGACAGGGCTTGGACAGAAATATTTCCTAATCCAACCTCTACTGATTTTCGTACCCAAACAATACCTGTAGGAACTCAATTTTTTGTTACCGATCTTTTTGGAAGGAAAGTGGAATATTTCACGAGTACCGGTGATCAAATTACGTTTGGATCAATGTATCCTTCTGGTGTTTATCTTACCCGCCTTAAATATGCAGATGGTACGAGCAAAATATATAAATTAATTAAAACAGGAAAATAAGGCTTTATGGTGGCTTGACCATTTTCACTTTGATTCATGTAGATATATTGATCTGACCTACGAATAGATAAGATTCTTTTAACCTTTTAATTCTAAAATTTTCCTTCATGAAAAAATATTTATTTATAATTTCTTTGCTGAGCCTTTTGACGGCACGGACTTTTTCTCAATCACCTCATATCCAGTGGACAAATTCATTGGGGGGAGGCAAAGACGAGATAACATCCTCTATGATTGGTACTAAGGATGGCGGTTATGTTATTGCAGGATACAGCAATTCCAAGAATGGGGATATTACAGATAATCACGGTCGTAATGACTATTGGATTGTAAAATTAGATTATGAAGGCAAAATGCAATGGCAACACTCATACGGTGGCAGCAAAGATGATGAAGCAATGCATATTGAACAAACTAAAGATGAGGGATTCATAGTAGGAGGAACTTCAGAATCAAATGATGGTGATGTAACTGGCAATCATGGACACAAAGATTACTGGATCATAAGGTTAGACAAGGATGGTACGATGCAATGGGAAAAATCATTTGGAGGAAGCGGTCCGGATAATTTGCTAACTGTTTATCCATCTAATAACGAAGGATATTTTGCAGTGGGTGAAACATCTTCAAATGACAAACAGGTAACTGGTTTCCATGGAGGAGTTGATTTTTGGGCTATAAAGTTAGATGAAAATGGTAATTTAATATGGGAAAAAGCATTGGGAGGAACGGAGGACGAAACATTACATTTTTCAGAAATGACTCAAGACAATGGGATTATTATTGGAGGCACGTCAAGTTCATTTGATGGAGATGTAACGGAACATCATTTCGGTAGTACTGAAGACTACTGGGTCGTAAAGTTAAATTCAAAAGGAGACTTGATTTGGGAAAAATCTTTAGGGGGTAGTGATGTTGATCGTTTATATTCCGGGCATCAAACTTTTGATCATGGATATATTTTGGCGGGATTTACAGGTTCTGATGATGGAGATGTAACCGGCTTTCATGGATTTGATGATTATTGGATCGTAAAACTCGATTCCAATGGCATGATTGAGTGGGAGAACGC
Proteins encoded:
- a CDS encoding T9SS type A sorting domain-containing protein; its protein translation is MFPNPTSTDFRTQTIPVGTQFFVTDLFGRKVEYFTSTGDQITFGSMYPSGVYLTRLKYADGTSKIYKLIKTGK
- a CDS encoding T9SS type A sorting domain-containing protein, yielding MKKYLFIISLLSLLTARTFSQSPHIQWTNSLGGGKDEITSSMIGTKDGGYVIAGYSNSKNGDITDNHGRNDYWIVKLDYEGKMQWQHSYGGSKDDEAMHIEQTKDEGFIVGGTSESNDGDVTGNHGHKDYWIIRLDKDGTMQWEKSFGGSGPDNLLTVYPSNNEGYFAVGETSSNDKQVTGFHGGVDFWAIKLDENGNLIWEKALGGTEDETLHFSEMTQDNGIIIGGTSSSFDGDVTEHHFGSTEDYWVVKLNSKGDLIWEKSLGGSDVDRLYSGHQTFDHGYILAGFTGSDDGDVTGFHGFDDYWIVKLDSNGMIEWENALGGSYTDFAYSIEQASDGDYYISGTTTSNDGDVMGYHGQEYDFINDYWIVKLDPMGNLIWQKCLGGYNSDNSQGIQLTHDGGCIAFGYSSSFPQNHGGQDYFIDKLSASGNSRYKISLGGSNNEYPTSLIPTADGGFTVAGYSYSDDGNVKDHHGATTSSDFWVVNVAGKRAKEESNISNEDVYVSEKSLFSTNSIFIFPTVTTGCLEVNFSVSHMYSPFATIEIINSNGAIIKSEKMAIAGPNFKIPLYLDATLSKGIYFVKVRMENEVLTKKIFLQ